One segment of Panicum virgatum strain AP13 chromosome 1K, P.virgatum_v5, whole genome shotgun sequence DNA contains the following:
- the LOC120643371 gene encoding glucan endo-1,3-beta-glucosidase 11-like, whose amino-acid sequence MALQRRALLVAGMLAAALPLLLLRPAEAGTVGVNYGRVANNLPNPAAVVQLLKQQGITQVKLYDTDPTVLRALANTGIKVVVALPNEQLAAAASRASYALLWVRRNVAAYYPATQIQGIAVGNEVFATAKNVTAQLVPAMVNVHAALARLNLDKAVKVSSPIALTALATSYPSSAGAFREDLAQPVMKPLLDFLAQTGSYLMVNAYPFFAYSGNAGDISLDYALFRPNDGVQDPGNGLKYYSLLDAQLDAVFAAVSRLGNYNGVRVVVSETGWPSKGDASEVGASAANAAAYNGNLARRVLSGNAGTPRRPDADIDVYLFALFNENQKPGPTSERNYGVFYPNQQKVYDVEFVLGGGGGAAGGGSQGSGGLGWQENGGPASGNPPSGVKVTTGEAWCVANAMVGEQRLQAALNYACGEGGADCKAIQPGAACFEPNTMVAHASYAFNDYYQRKGRSIGTCDFAGAAHVVNQAPKMGKCDLPSTV is encoded by the exons ATGGCGCTCCAACGGCGCGCCCTCCTCGTCGCCGGGATGCTCGCCGCAGCgctgccgctcctcctccttcgcCCGGCAG AGGCGGGGACTGTGGGCGTGAACTACGGCCGGGTGGCGAACAACCTGCCGAacccggcggcggtggtgcagcTGCTCAAGCAGCAGGGAATCACGCAGGTGAAGCTCTACGACACCGACCCCACCGTGCTGCGCGCGCTCGCCAACACCGGCATCAAGGTGGTGGTCGCGCTGCCCAacgagcagctcgccgccgcggcgtcgcgcGCCTCCTACGCGCTCCTCTGGGTGCGCCGGAACGTGGCGGCCTACTACCCGGCCACGCAGATCCAGGGCATCGCCGTGGGGAACGAGGTCTTCGCCACCGCCAAGAACGTCACGGCGCAGCTCGTGCCGGCCATGGTCAACGTGCACGCCGCGCTGGCCCGGCTCAACCTCGACAAGGCCGTCAAGGTGTCGTCCCCCATCGCGCTCACCGCGCTCGCGACGTCGTACCCGTCCTCGGCCGGCGCGTTCCGGGAGGACCTCGCGCAGCCCGTGATGAAGCCCCTGCTCGACTTCCTGGCGCAGACCGGCTCCTACCTCATGGTCAATGCCTACCCGTTCTTCGCCTACTCCGGCAATGCGGGCGACATCTCCCTCGACTACGCGCTGTTCCGCCCCAATGACGGCGTGCAAGACCCCGGCAACGGCCTCAAGTACTACAGCCTCCTCGACGCCCAGCTCGACGCCGTCTTCGCGGCGGTGAGCAGGCTGGGGAACTACAATGGCGTGCGCGTGGTGGTCTCCGAGACGGGGTGGCCGTCCAAGGGTGACGCCAGCGAGGTAGGCGCCTCGGCTGCCAACGCCGCGGCGTACAACGGCAACCTGGCGCGCCGCGTGCTCTCCGGCAACGccggcacgccgcgccgcccggacGCCGACATCGACGTGTACCTCTTCGCGCTCTTCAACGAGAACCAGAAGCCCGGCCCGACATCCGAACGCAACTACGGCGTGTTCTACCCGAACCAGCAGAAGGTGTACGACGTCGAGttcgtcctcggcggcggcggcggcgcggcgggcggcggcagccagggcagcggcggcctcgGCTGGCAGGAGAACGGCGGTCCAGCCAGCGGCAACCCGCCCAGCGGGGTGAAGGTCACGACGGGGGAGGCGTGGTGCGTGGCGAACGCGATGGTCGGGGAGCAGCGGCTGCAGGCGGCGCTCAACTACGcgtgcggcgagggcggcgcggacTGCAAGGCCATCCAGCCCGGCGCGGCGTGCTTCGAGCCCAACACCATGGTGGCGCACGCCTCCTACGCCTTCAACGACTACTACCAGCGCAAGGGCCGGTCCATCGGCACCTGCGacttcgccggcgccgcccacgtCGTCAACCAGGCACCGA AGATGGGCAAGTGCGACCTCCCATCGacggtctga
- the LOC120643389 gene encoding uncharacterized protein LOC120643389, giving the protein MVRGGEKRHFFPLTSLQIGDLQSYLAELTIFLCPHTKKFLILLDNRPWLLDQDTKPAHLWQLMVTKSRLSPFANSRTRRKRDETDGKLVFSTNPISAPHLRNKSSRWYSLIDEAMREKRLQVNKLKDARILNRELHQTLYGFIIFEVDWGDVRGINYLNELQTDTSMAVESKIMKRWEFDSVKQASSLVTSWFSGNHFECQLLQEYLDSISSNGDVFYDAQNDFLTPECENSLSDSDDSGHVQIFRKSSSFLDSSYAPPPCSGPYKRRKIAKFDDGSSVPEESYSEIVTSPKYSSSSCSSCGSDDESAKPLLEPSTYKDVLICFRFDDHDLPFGLKEVILSDVRLLTLLEYGLPSWVIFLQSYPVFCKIYRPWMCPLARALYVLMSLITVLIGFYDLYKNVPMLKATASRLFGPFFDWIETWEMISRLKYLGTMLFLHNFQQAFTWSLKIVRSVKSAFSVLTKPIAGPIMEVLEFTLPMWNLCAETVGYLGSVVMVSLETSCSVVFGTMQMIIWPFWCVFSTAVTIVNAVLYPVIWFLGEILAAPFRLVLGLSSFVVDLFVDIVSVLRQSWSTLSALYQAGSVPRSAVLTSDNSIWESLWKDLLYQIFRAIRSILYGFVAFFSTCNRHRLSIYNHIQVFLQRLSRVSTRVPYATYREGARKYSSQNHPRRKTKTR; this is encoded by the exons ATGGTGCGGGGCGGCGAGAAGCGGCATTTCTTCCCGCTCACCAGCTTGCAAATCGG GGATTTACAGTCGTATCTTGCAGAGCTGACAATTTTTCTGTGCCCTCATACCAAAAAGTTTCTCATATTGCTTGACAACCGCCCATGGCTTCTAGATCAGGATACAAAACCTGCTCATCTTTGGCAATTGATGGTTACTAAG TCAAGGCTTTCCCCTTTTGCGAACTCAAGGACTAGGAGAAAGAGAGATGAAACTGATGGAAAGCTTGTATTCTCAACAAACCCAATATCTGCTCCCCATTTGCGAAATAAATCGTCCAGATGGTATTCCTTGATTGATGAGGCCATGCGGGAAAAGAGACTTCAAGTAAATAAGTTGAAGGATGCTCGCATACTGAATAGGGAGCTGCATCAAACTTTATATGGTTTTATCATTTTTGAGGTAGACTGGGGTGACGTGCGTGGCATCAATTATCTAAATGAACTTCAG ACCGATACATCTATGGCTGTGGAGTCCAAAATTATGAAGAGATGGGAATTTGATAGTGTCAAGCAGGCATCATCATTGGTCACTTCTTGGTTCTCAGGAAATCACTTTGAATGTCAGCTCCTGCAAGAGTATTTGGACAGCATCTCTTCTAACG GTGATGTATTCTATGATGCTCAGAATGATTTCTTAACACCTGAATGTGAGAATTCACTGAGTGATAGTGATGATTCTGGGCATGTCCAAATATTCAGAAAGTCATCAAGTTTCTTAGACTCATCTTATGCGCCACCTCCTTGCTCTGGGCCTTACAAGCGAAGAAAAATAGCAAAATTTGATGATGGAAGTAGTGTGCCTGAAGAATCATACTCAGAAATTGTGACTTCGCCAAAATATTCGTCATCGTCATGTTCATCATGTGGCAGTGATGATGAAAGTGCTAAGCCTCTATTAGAGCCTAGCACATATAAGGATGTGCTGATCTGCTTCCGCTTTGATGATCATGACCTCCCATTCGGACTGAAAGAAGTTATACTGTCTGACGTGAGATTGTTAACATTACTCGAGTATGGCCTTCCTTCATGGGTTATATTTCTTCAGTCATATCCAGTGTTTTGCAAGATATACCGCCCGTGGATGTGCCCTCTTGCCAGAGCATTATATGTCTTGATGTCATTAATCACTGTTCTTATAGGATTTTATGACCTCTACAAGAATGTCCCCATGTTGAAGGCAACTGCATCAAGATTGTTTGGCCCTTTCTTTGATTGGATAGAAACATGGGAAATGATATCAAGACTTAAGTATCTAGGAACTATGCTTTTCCTGCATAACTTCCAGCAGGCTTTTACATGGTCTCTTAAAATTGTCCGTTCTGTTAAGTCTGCTTTTAGTGTTTTGACAAAGCCAATTGCGGGACCTATTATGGAGGTTCTTGAATTTACTTTGCCAATGTGGAACCTTTGTGCTGAGACGGTAGGATATTTGGGCTCAGTTGTCATGGTATCACTGGAGACGTCTTGTAGTGTAGTTTTTGGTACAATGCAGATGATCATCTGGCCATTTTGGTGCGTCTTCAGTACTGCAGTTACCATTG TAAATGCAGTTCTGTACCCTGTAATTTGGTTCCTTGGAGAGATACTAGCAGCACCTTTCCGACTAGTGCTTGGGCTATCAAGCTTCGTTGTGGACCTTTTTGTTGATATTGTCAGTGTTCTAAGGCAGAGCTGGTCAACATTAAGTGCACTATATCAAGCAGGATCTGTACCCAGATCAGCTGTTCTTACATCAGATAACAGCATCTGGGAATCACTCTGGAAAGATCTTCTGTATCAG ATTTTTCGAGCAATACGGAGCATTTTATATGGTTTTGTTGCCTTCTTTTCAACATGTAATAGGCACCGGCTCAG CATTTACAATCACATTCAGGTGTTTCTCCAGCGCCTCTCTCGTGTCTCAACTAGAGTACCATATGCCACCTACCGTGAAGGAGCTCGGAAGTATAGTAGCCAGAATCATCCT AGAAGGAAGACTAAAACGAGATAA
- the LOC120643397 gene encoding uncharacterized protein LOC120643397, with the protein MQLLSNAMISRIWEHRGNSEQNTIKHLGMVLIDQKGHAIYSEIPPQLINKFKPYMEEGNIVYISKLGVEKAKPGYRVVDGPYMLKFGIRTESIHADTDDTTFPKYVFSLTPIEHLSQYVGRTDRFLDVIGKIAAVSNAAVVRNASGDFTMCRVIKLEDHKGNSVDLSLQGQRALQFDGSGNNILDCKATWN; encoded by the exons ATGCAATTACTATCCAATGCGATGATCTCAAGGATCTGGGAGCACAGAGGTAATAGTGAACAGAACACCATCAAGCATCTTGGCATGGTTCTGATCGATCAGAAG GGACATGCAATCTACTCGGAAATACCACCACAGTTGATAAATAAGTTTAAGCCATATATGGAAGAAGGGAACATCGTTTATATAAGCAAGCTAGGTGTGGAAAAGGCTAAACCAGGCTATAGAGTCGTAGATGGGCCTTACATGTTAAAATTTGGAATCAGAACAGAGTCGATACATGCGGATACTGATGACACAACATTTCCAAAGTATGTATTCTCCTTAACTCCAATTGAACACCTATCACAGTATGTGGGAAGAACTGATCGTTTCCTAG ATGTTATTGGAAAGATTGCAGCAGTATCAAATGCAGCAGTTGTGCGCAATGCTTCTGGTGATTTTACGATGTGTAGAGTGATAAAACTTGAAGACCATAA GGGAAACTCAGTGGATCTATCGCTCCAAGGACAAAGAGCTCTTCAGTTTGATG GTTCTGGGAACAATATTTTGGACTGCAAAGCCACGTGGAACTAG